A single Anopheles maculipalpis chromosome 3RL, idAnoMacuDA_375_x, whole genome shotgun sequence DNA region contains:
- the LOC126560744 gene encoding uncharacterized protein LOC126560744, translated as MFSCLWQLWDWIDPPTFTTMESKKLQQLQQANSHLAPMPQMKPPQGGGGFQHPPPPGGYDYGATAAAPGRATMFPQNPSQYQNYGQHSQHPSSLRSPYSTGSPKSSLSTNSGALYGATDVGDLSSTSGGPSYHLPPGQQGLLLPHQQQFRSNTLGPGGSYGYDQHQQQLYRVSSPSSGSGGASGERERLYQTAPLVRSGITGSGVGTPHSVTSGMSSSQNAPMSKLELQFQQLQREKIQQQIKTATEAIAHQQQTFALRQQLNPPVPNYHLKQNLLQNLSQHHQQQIQQQQQQQQQPPPQNQLQVHKHPQYSAQQQQQQQQKQLQQQQQQQQQQKQQHQQMQHAMKQQQQLQQQQQQLQHHQQQQARYASSGSQNRNAPPSSLNLMNHCQPAASETDKIMRSHVPSYHGTVDTTGAVIGLYGEEESLYHQKGGYQQGGISSPPGTNSEIIIQQNIPGQVVNQACQTQISSMLLAGNNGGGASQQQQVKSSPSDTLSSPSHDSSERRRGGGSGQQHTLKSPVTKRPANAPVALSGWLYKQGSDGLKVWRRRWFVLSEYVLYYYKGQEEEKLLGTVLLPSYKVSACFPEDKIYRKFAFKCEHANMRTFVFAAENGESMSQWVRALTLATMMIQHVGPEQEGNQQQYGNNQANNSGNGGELLSSDSSGTAGGPQSQGSNDTMKLIQQTSGNGSSSSSGVGGGGTGLNDSMSLPQPLYANAPPKPRRVNDAGYSSPSPEHTFLPDRYEQMVQNQQMLFPGTAPGPQGTGALTLGNNRTPTALTAQAIYGDPKRIERDLYIQKLIEQQQQQQQLNASKQQQQQQQQQLGMQSSPLHAQKLRSTPGAGTNPFLYPSNDRRTPDTYGPPNAAIDPKHMSDYEDIYNLTMLSKTLPSNAAGQMDGMISEGGGMAGGTSYKRPSSPLRYDSNGAFPTYMGNTLYNAGQFEQTIPSGAAPLPQHVQMRARPIPPNIPRPHSADFLDYEARHPISQAISGTNDESSPVHRTPRPKSSLDINRTPDHYYYSEASYAEKMRLQSASYLQRANNSSNGASRKQRSDELQGLFASGTMPREGLYRSGSGKIIQSQQQQQVEDYANGSQSMPRPSATDRTAGSSRPTVSSLKKQGSGSSLQQQQEQFARSASARLPRKEEDSSARDGERKREESMKRLLEWKQRMLQSPLTKKIASQHSATMASAESLNPGSSASVGGDRRQEDIYGMKSEDSLLRGDYYSAAYERQSIGDLTGIGSATARKHGGSVANIAQTSAYGSEMKLNGDYNSYSSDDEDGRNFTPAGRSSPLVNTVATNEVAEAPPPPPPPPPPKHNLTQHNHSHRFSDFDAGSGSTDNTMHALTQSFYTDNPSGSGGDGKDRIIKPAANDSPDRHSKMEQKKDNIPTELAMSEQQDEDEDGVYEDSLVNHASLNASPSLSVDANVYENSFIKASNDHNQINQKSNGRNGQDHPADGVVVGLTGNLVNINVHGFSDKSSARVNGSGNHNNPSFEAKPLLITEMVTSKQHEQQLQTYVPVYKHNISSLSIKALHTPSSDAGSEQSKELDKEMEIKIPESTNGQNVSITNHDVDPDLGDEKIADDGDDIFEYTDEDLDEALQHAEEQQQNSSDKDRNQISTNEEPSVELLNYGATMDDELSMQIMEGHYMPMTPRKNLISSASSCTTLSLLNRNNTMNQTVQGISSSSSTGKLRTCESLTAMDILDSIQKSNEMQMCNAYDESTYIEMTKGALGKSVFATAEDLRGTTYEMIMIPESSRSLAGKGGGNHDGLGVNRGTADSEPLYMELSQLHSSIKTLSKNDSKCGFNNGGGKKDEKLDVKRVDSGQMKKKHNLEDTVELSVEKTSTMVRMKNAVTSSGTSNVNKKRKKDKNWPDIVMQSSKTDSESESDTPDKLNDECKRMKKKPNGKEKKVTSNTTDLQSKTMARSRFSLSDTFRPASYYLGASGSSTTPFSHGNSAGESSFDILLDSSDSDIVSPPPIPITSLPLDEPDGSCVDEGRMLLSTVDMQRYTNREKFRSSEAIDLIKNHHAQEKRQSVQSLITGTSSGGQSLAGSMNLSYGMRRESGSISSNRSSLRSSSQGLFGVSSNGAVGKQTRDSISGHDHRSYDAVSHASSEYEVLVRDVFAGGSRLGSAMGSARKDDSSARSSITLSETSGSIEWRSRSCMDVSVRNKRRPISGSSINCPIEMALDGLDGTTEMGESVETDRQVAIVESNTGESNNSLCNFSLNGHDNSIYYENVDLTGPNGSELTSRNLAAPILSPLREKNLSLHDARCQSEYLGTVLEGNSLDVENASLSSAMDPDQQSSCTIRYDYARSNQCNRTITPIDGGLHSVATETIHSRNNSTISSEAAPYYYSDLQAARTREEESIQYQHGNGGSHTSPTASMVAGDTLNNQRDPGGLRKHTTGSIFHIHNPLNTLKTANLLLHASANEKHAEIDRKNIYESDRIGQKDVNKTLAASLAAGGGKIIGLPMGRSTSSLSVNASRDGTVSRLSSSSMCSSSFQRQDGAIGGHSRASDDPVPGCSNGRRDGLQQLLDNSDGNISSGDQLWEEDTLWRDNLRRVSHIHAKSMENLDHLGTIRSPSAALLAKTINQQQEQRDIQERIRDGQQQSDPNSDELKKKPTVKINRKDVTYVNEHLTNLPLSKAASGEQMGTLKKSILRTPLCNEDGTEGCNGDDDDVYVQLASNVSSSGTIVRDGRWSASSGRESDAVYEVLRDEINRYDINRETIRQWDLMSSGLVNSSSTASNYSKSNGNNGESSRKLLTGASTTPIISKANTMDNADGATYHVEAQTFSRTGTRSVMATQSFDDSGGKSNDAETINSVHNREYSITDSKRSMESVRDKYNFDSSKHMNARKSDTREVASISVRNVFNLPKVALTVKPDPSDPTYLQTKDGVTPGSFYDGMMLGSSDYYGSEKYIRPDISFESTHDLYTQAQLQRAQELNLQQHYQLQNIDRSLATMQEQQHQDASPQSPMRGGGIETKWSTTSTAGGNDTVGYLNGRLKNDSSNERLDSKPLDVSAGDLLNRTHEELILLLIQLRRQNSQTARSIEQCCTNIHELQNLIRTAEGNRKADSLARLDALKQQLTELEKQYEKEKPLINLVDNMVKLGSLYRGPIGGKKQLQSPESATLDRLEFNQRMQERRLLQEEQRQWDRTSPNHVELQSKVQQLYQIDKLMQEESGTLQALQRDKENLEKALAILKTKVLNRESGNMPMAMDTARQQQHTLERELTRVHQLLAANSKKLEKTVSTNARLEQELLVLRQKLQATREHRSMHSVFDSASSIDNQYTPGSVTAVLESELKRAKLLVGDMQRQRQELGQAVRQLTSYSDSNGSQMMDRLQSDEQQHLQHQQEHQQQREQQAKHKRSYSSSWVETDLDSMAGKESSVSSSNAHRALSSSSSSVLTIDDEMQNFFLPSSRTKDPMEGMESMDELYAAGSAYNYGSGMMNAVDKQEIKTVRIVKRESERRTRDKEKNDRNLALSLDQVLEEEAQLMEDYQRSKSLPRGYETHELFVQNHEALGGGGGSDGVMGGAATSLDSSRMMIDYYSSVVASTNGNSYPVSLIDRQADLYTGHFETGLQSKYITNDMTNGGSVSRSSAMMSNSYQGNSYLTSGSTGIAASALGGLKRKTESIQSLTNTDAELDPVFQSEAAKQIINEMATGANMSVVENSAESSGSGENKAPPSKDEQQYQQQQRQQAQQNRQRRAVPKEKRRHHTAPHHVNAKSIELMHSENDMNKNNVNWRARDDVDLEVTIRPRSNAPDVVRSALGPREKISEHTIDKLLAAPSKILIPERYVPEQTPELSPEEKRRRQEKVEAIKKMLSDTPIGGGAGNNETGTNPVVPNAEKKQREHLIQLNQILAQQVMQMSKIVAEDKPASYGINDMRKENSSAVLPSKIKRKCNAQFGANSSSASKTNDEKDHYESDLEDYDTDSPAEPLPLYQQRENYFT; from the exons atgtttagCTGTCTTTGGCAATTATGGGATTG GATTGATCCACCCACGTTCACGACGATGGAGAGTAAAAAGTTGCAACAGTTGCAACAGGCCAATTCGCATCTGGCGCCGATGCCTCAGATGAAGCCTCCACAAGGTGGCGGTGGTTTTCAGCATCCGCCACCACCGGGCGGCTACGACTATGGTGCAACGGCAGCAGCTCCGGGTCGTGCGACTATGTTTCCACAGAATCCATCACAGTACCAGAACTATGGTCAGCACAGTCAACACCCGTCGTCGCTACGCTCACCTTACTCAACCGGTAGCCCAAAGTCGTCCCTCAGCACCAACAGTGGTGCCCTCTACGGAGCGACTGACGTTGGGGATCTTTCCTCAACGAGCGGTGGCCCATCCTATCATCTACCGCCGGGACAGCAAGGACTGCTTCTACCGCATCAGCAACAGTTTCGCAGCAATACCCTCGGTCCAGGGGGAAGTTACGGTTATgatcagcaccagcaacagctgTACCGTGTTAGCTCTCCATCGAGTGGTAGTGGTGGAGCAAGCGGCGAACGGGAACGATTGTACCAAACTGCACCTTTAGTACGATCTGGCATTACTGGAAGTGGCGTTGGAACGCCTCACTCTGTGACGAGTGGGATGAGCTCGTCCCAAAATGCCCCAATGTCAAAGCTCGAGCTGCAGTTTCAACAACTTCAGCgagaaaaaatacaacaacagaTCAAAACGGCCACTGAAGCCATTGCACATCAGCAACAAACGTTTGCCTTACGGCAACAGTTGAATCCGCCAGTTCCAAACTATCACTTAAAGCAAAATCTGCTGCAGAATCTTtctcagcatcatcaacaacaaattcagcaacagcagcagcaacaacaacagccaccGCCTCAAAATCAGCTGCAAGTTCATAAACATCCCCAATATTCtgctcagcagcaacaacagcagcagcaaaagcaatta cagcagcagcaacaacagcagcaacagcaaaagcaacagcatcagcagatGCAACATGCCAtgaaacaacagcagcaactgcagcagcaacagcaacaattgcagcaccatcaacaacagcaggcACGATATGCTTCGAGTGGTTCACAGAACCGTAATGCACCGCCATCTAGCCTGAATCTTATGAATCACTGTCAACCGGCAGCTAGCGAAACTGATAAGATAATGCGTTCGCACGTGCCATCCTACCATGGGACAGTCGACACGACTGGTGCGGTCATTGGTTTGTACGGAGAGGAGGAATCTTTATACCATCAAAAGGGTGGCTATCAACAGGGAGGAATATCTTCACCACCAGGCACGAATAGCGAAATTATCATCCAGCAAAACATTCCCGGCCAGGTGGTTAATCAGGCTTGTCAGACACAGATCAGTTCGATGCTGTTAGCTGGAAACAATGGTGGAGGAGcttcacaacagcaacaggtcAAATCGTCGCCATCAGACACACTCTCAAGTCCTTCGCACGATTCTAGCGAGCGCCGGCGCGGTGGTGGCAGTGGACAGCAGCATACACTAAAATCTCCCGTCACCAAGCGGCCAGCTAATGCGCCCGTAGCGTTGTCCGGCTGGCTGTATAAACAGGGTTCCGACGGGTTGAAAGTATGGCGCCGCCGCTGGTTTGTGTTGTCTGAGTACGTGTTGTATTATTACAAAGGTCaggaagaagagaaattgCTGGGAACCGTGCTTCTTCCTTCGTACAAAGTATCTGCCTGTTTTCCGGAAGACAAAATCTACCGAAAGTTTGCGTTCAAATGTGAGCATGCGAATATGCGCACGTTCGTGTTTGCGGCGGAAAACGGTGAATCCATGAGCCAGTGGGTACGAGCGTTGACATTAGCCACTATGATGATACAGCATGTAGGTCCCGAGCAGGAGggaaaccagcagcagtacggcAATAACCAAGCAAACAACAGCGGAAACGGCGGTGAACTTTTGTCCAGCGACTCCAGCGGTACTGCTGGTGGCCCTCAGTCACAGGGTTCGAATGATACTATGAAACTTATTCAGCAAACGAGTGGCAACGgaagtagcagtagcagtggGGTAGGAGGTGGTGGGACTGGGCTTAACGACAGTATGTCGTTACCACAGCCACTGTACGCGAATGCACCTCCTAAGCCGAGACGGGTCAATGATGCAGGTTACTCTTCACCTAGTCCTGAACACACGTTTCTGCCAGATCGCTACGAACAAATGGTGCAAAATCAGCAAATGCTATTCCCAGGAACAGCACCCGGTCCGCAGGGTACTGGCGCATTGACGTTGGGAAATAACCGGACGCCGACTGCTTTAACAGCTCAGGCGATCTACGGTGATCCGAAACGGATCGAGCGAGATTTGTACATTCAAAAGCTCatagagcagcagcaacaacagcagcaattgAATGCttccaaacagcaacaacagcagcaacaacaacaacttggAATGCAGTCGTCGCCCCTTCATGCCCAGAAACTGCGTAGTACGCCCGGCGCTGGAACGAATCCATTTCTGTATCCAAGTAATGATCGCCGTACTCCGGATACGTACGGTCCGCCAAATGCAGCGATCGATCCCAAGCATATGTCCGACTATGAGGACATCTATAATTTAACTATGTTGTCGAAAACGCTACCGTCAAACGCTGCTGGTCAGATGGATGGGATGATCAGCGAAGGAGGAGGTATGGCAGGTGGGACAAGCTATAAACGACCATCCAGCCCATTGCGGTACGACAGTAATGGAGCATTTCCTACGTACATGGGAAATACATTGTACAATGCAGGTCAATTTGAG CAAACAATACCTTCAGGTGCCGCGCCATTACCGCAGCACGTTCAGATGCGTGCACGACCTATTCCACCAAACATTCCAAGACCACATTCTGCCGACTTTTTGGACTATGAAGCAAGGCATCCCATTAGCCAGGCAATCAGCGGCACTAACGACGAGTCGAGCCCAGTACATCGTACTCCACGGCCAAAATCTAGCCTGGACATTAATCGTACGCCAGATCACTATTACTATTCTGAGGCCAGCTATGCGGAGAAGATGCGTCTGCAAAGTGCCTCGTACTTGCAGCGGGCAAACAACTCGAGTAATGGGGCATCACGCAAGCAACGATCCGATGAACTTCAAG GATTGTTCGCTAGCGGAACGATGCCCCGAGAAGGATTGTATCGCAGTGGCAGTGGTAAAATAATACAatcgcaacaacagcaacaggtgGAGGATTATGCTAACGGGTCACAAAGTATGCCACGACCATCCGCTACTGACCGAACGGCCGGAAGCAGCCGTCCTACAGTTAGTAGTTTGAAAAAACAAGGTAGTGGTTCTTCcttgcaacagcagcaggagcaatTCGCTCGCTCAGCAAGCGCACGTTTGCCTCGCAAAGAGGAAGATTCATCCGCGCGGGACGGTGAACGCAAGCGGGAAGAATCAATGAAGCGGCTGCTTGAATGGAAACAAAGAATGTTGCAATCACCTTTGACGAAAAAAATCGCTAGCCAACATTCGGCCACGATGGCTTCCGCCGAATCGCTTAATCCAGGCTCCAGCGCAAGCGTTGGCGGCGATCGCCGACAGGAGGATATCTATGGCATGAAGTCCGAAGATTCTCTGCTTCGTGGTGATTACTATTCTGCAGCATATGAACGTCAATCGATCGGCGATTTGACCGGTATCGGATCCGCAACCGCTAGAAAGCATGGTGGCAGTGTGGCCAACATTGCTCAAACATCGGCGTATGGTAGTGAGATGAAACTTAACGGTGATTACAACAGTTACTCGTCGGACGATGAAG ATGGAAGAAATTTTACGCCGGCAGGAAGGTCATCCCCACTCGTTAATACCGTTGCCACGAATGAGGTAGCagaagcaccaccaccaccaccaccaccaccacctccaaaacacaatttaacacaacacaaccacaGCCACCGATTTTCCGATTTCGACGCTGGCTCTGGCAGCACTGATAATACGATGCACGCATTAACGCAATCTTTTTACACCGACAATCCGAGTGGCAGTGGCGGTGATGGTAAAGACAGGATTATCAAACCAGCCGCTAACGATAGTCCGGACAGACACAGTAAGATGGAGCAGAAAAAGGATAACATACCGACAGAATTGGCGATGAGTGAGCAAcaggatgaggatgaggatggGGTTTATGAGGATAGTTTAGTGAACCACGCAAGTCTGAACGCAAGTCCAAGCTTGAGTGTGGATGCGAATGTTTatgaaaatagttttataaaaGCGTCAAATGATCATAATCAAATTAATCAAAAGTCGAATGGCAGGAATGGGCAAGATCATCCTGCGGACGGTGTTGTAGTCGGTCTCACCGGGAACCTTGTGAATATCAATGTCCATGGTTTTAGTGATAAAAGTAGTGCTAGGGTAAATGGTAGTGGAAATCATAATAATCCATCATTTGAAGCTAAACCTTTGCTCATCACGGAAATGGTTACCTCCAAACAACACGAACAACAGCTACAAACGTATGTGCCAGTTTACAAGCACAATATATCATCGCTGAGTATCAAAGCATTACATACACCTTCGTCGGATGCTGGAAGCGAACAGAGCAAGGAGTTAGATaaagaaatggaaatcaaAATTCCAGAGTCAACTAATGGCCAAAATGTGAGCATAACTAATCATGATGTAGATCCTGATCTCGGTGACGAAAAGATTGCAGATGATGgagatgatatttttgaatatacCGATGAAGATCTAGATGAAGCGTTGCAACATGCTgaggaacagcagcaaaacagctCCGATAAAGATCGGAACCAAATATCTACAAACGAGGAACCTTCTGTGGAATTGCTAAACTATGGTGCGACGATGGACGACGAGCTTTCGATGCAAATAATGGAAGGACACTACATGCCGATGACTCCGAGAAAGAACTTAATCAGTTCGGCTAGCAGCTGCACGACACTGTCATTGTTAAACCGCAACAACACCATGAATCAAACCGTTCAGGGgatatcgtcatcatcatcgacagGTAAGTTACGCACTTGTGAAAGTTTAACAGCGATGGACATACTGGATTCGatacaaaaaagcaacgaaatgCAAATGTGCAACGCGTACGACGAGAGTACATACATTGAGATGACAAAGGGTGCACTTGGCAAGAGCGTGTTTGCAACGGCGGAAGATTTGCGGGGGACGACCTATGAAATGATAATGATACCGGAGTCTTCCCGATCGCTTGCTGGAAAAGGTGGTGGTAATCATGATGGGTTAGGTGTAAATCGAGGTACAGCAGATTCCGAACCATTGTACATGGAACTGTCGCAATTGCATAGCAGCATCAAGACACTATCCAAAAACGATTCTAAGTGTGGATTCAACAATGGAGGTgggaaaaaagatgaaaagctCGACGTGAAAAGGGTTGATAGTGGAcaaatgaagaagaagcatAACTTGGAAGACACGGTTGAACTTAGTGTCGAAAAAACCAGTACGATGGTGCGAATGAAAAATGCCGTCACCAGCAGTGGGACAAGcaatgtgaataaaaaaaggaaaaaagataaaaactgGCCAGATATAGTAATGCAATCGAGCAAGACTGATAGTGAGAGCGAATCGGACACGCCAGATAAATTGAACGATGAATGtaaacgaatgaaaaagaaacctAATGGCAAGGAGAAGAAAGTCACTTCCAATACTACCGACCTGCAGAGTAAAACAATGGCCCGTTCACGATTTAGTCTTTCGGATACTTTCCGTCCAGCTTCCTATTATTTAGGGGCAAGCGGTAGTAGTACCACACCGTTCAGTCACGGTAACAGTGCAGGAGAAAGTTCGTTCGATATTTTGCTAGACAGCTCAGACAGTGACATTGTATCGCCACCCCCAATACCGATCACTTCGCTTCCGCTCGATGAACCGGATGGTAGCTGTGTGGATGAAGGAAGAATGTTATTGAGTACAGTCGATATGCAACGATACACCAATCGGGAGAAGTTTCGATCAAGCGAAGCGATTGATCTGATAAAAAATCACCACGCACAGGAAAAAAGGCAATCAGTGCAAAGTTTGATTACGGGGACGTCCAGCGGTGGTCAATCGTTGGCTGGCTCAATGAATTTGTCTTATGGCATGCGCAGAGAAAGTGGCAGTATTTCGTCAAATCGTTCAAGTCTACGCAGTAGTTCTCAGGGTTTGTTTGGCGTTAGTAGCAATGGTGCAGTTGGTAAGCAAACGCGTGATTCAATTAGCGGTCACGATCATCGTTCCTATGATGCTGTGTCCCATGCATCATCAGAATATGAAGTACTTGTTCGGGATGTGTTTGCAGGTGGAAGTAGATTAGGATCGGCCATGGGGTCAGCACGGAAGGATGATTCGTCGGCCCGAAGTTCAATCACACTTTCGGAAACGAGTGGTTCCATCGAGTGGAGGAGTCGCTCGTGCATGGATGTATCGGTGAGGAACAAAAGACGCCCGATATCAGGAAGCTCCATCAATTGCcctatcgaaatggctttgGATGGTCTTGATGGTACGACAGAGATGGGTGAATCTGTCGAAACCGATA GGCAAGTTGCTATTGTTGAAAGCAACACAGGCGAATCGAACAACAGTTTGTGCAACTTTTCACTAAACGGACACGATAATAGTATCTACTATGAGAATGTAGATCTAACGGGGCCGAATGGGTCAGAATTAACATCCAGAAATCTAGCCGCTCCAATACTCAGTCCCCTTAGAGAGAAAAATCTCTCCTTACATGATGCACGTTGCCAATCGGAATATCTTGGTACGGTTCTCGAGGGCAACAGTCTTGACGTGGAAAATGCGTCCCTATCGTCGGCGATGGATCCCGATCAACAAAGTTCGTGCACGATACGCTATGATTACGCTCGTTCGAATCAGTGTAACAGGACAATCACACCAATAGATGGAGGCTTACATTCAGTGGCGACGGAAACGATACACAGTCGTAACAATAGTACAATATCGTCGGAGGCTGCTCCATACTACTATTCCGATTTACAGGCGGCTCGAACACGTGAGGAAGAAAGCATTCAGTATCAACATGGGAACGGCGGGTCCCATACGTCACCTACCGCTTCAATGGTAGCGGGTGATACGCTCAACAATCAGCGTGATCCTGGAGGCTTGCGCAAACATACAACTGGTAGCATTTTTCATATCCATAATCCGCTGAACACACTCAAAACGGCAAATCTGTTGTTGCATGCATCCGCTAACGAGAAGCATGCAGAGATTGATCGCAAAAACATTTACGAGTCTGACCGGATCGGACAGAAAGATGTTAACAAAACGCTTGCTGCATCGTTGGCAGCAGGTGGAGGCAAGATTATCGGCTTGCCAATGGGTAGATCAACCTCTTCTTTATCCGTAAATGCTTCCAGGGATGGTACAGTTAGTCGGTTATCATCTAGTTCAATGTGCAGTTCCTCATTCCAACGTCAAGACGGCGCAATTGGTGGACATTCTAGGGCAAGTGATGATCCTGTGCCAGGCTGTAGCAACGGTAGGAGGGATGGATTGCAACAGTTGCTCGATAATTCTGATGGTAACATTTCATCTGGTGATCAACTCTGGGAAGAAGATACACTTTGGAGGGATAATCTTAGACGCGTGTCTCATATTCATGCAAAATCAATGGAAAATCTCGACCATCTGGGTACGATTAGGTCACCATCTGCTGCTTTGCTGGCTAAAACAATCAACCAACAGCAGGAACAACGTGACATACAGGAAAGGATTCGCGATGGACAACAACAGAGCGATCCAAATAGCGACGAgctaaaaaagaaaccaacggTCAAAATAAATCGTAAGGATGTTACCTATGTTAATGAGCATCTAACAAATCTGCCTTTATCGAAAGCGGCATCAGGTGAGCAGATGGGAACACTGAAAAAATCGATTCTACGCACACCA TTGTGCAATGAAGATGGTACTGAAGGTTGCAATGGAGACGATGATGACGTATATGTCCAGCTTGCAAGTAACGTTTCCTCTTCGGGTACGATCGTACGTGATGGTCGATGGTCTGCATCCAGTGGTCGAGAATCGGATGCGGTGTACGAGGTGCTTCGGGATGAAATTAATCGATACGATATCAATCGTGAAACAATTAGACAATGGGATCTAATGTCCAGTGGTCTTGTTAACAGTAGCAGTACGGCGAGCAATTACTCGAAATCAAATGGAAATAATGGTGAATCGAGTAGAAAATTGCTTACCGGAGCTAGTACTACACCTATCATTAGCAAAGCAAACACGATGGATAATGCAGATGGAGCCACGTATCATGTAGAAGCACAAACATTTTCTAGAACTGGAACTAGATCCGTAATGGCAACGCAATCCTTTGATGACTCTGGTGGCAAATCAAACGATGCGGAGACTATTAACAGTGTGCATAATAGAGAGTACAGTATTACAGATAGTAAACGAAGCATGGAATCGGTGAGggataaatataattttgataGTAGCAAGCATATGAACGCTCGGAAAAGTGATACAAGGGAAGTCG catcgatATCGGTGAGAAACGTTTTCAACCTGCCAAAGGTAGCACTAACGGTGAAGCCGGACCCCTCGGATCCCACCTATCTACAGACGAAGGATGGCGTTACACCAGGCAGTTTTTACGATGGCATGATGTTGGGTTCCTCGGATTATTATGGCAGCGAGAAGTACATTCGTCCTGATATCAGCTTCGAATCGACGCACGATCTGTACACGCAAGCACAGCTCCAGCGTGCCCAGGAATTGAACCTACAGCAGCACTATCAGCTGCAAAACATCGATCGAAGTCTAGCAACAATGCAGGAACAGCAACATCAAGACGCTTCCCCACAATCGCCCATGAGAGGTGGTGGAATTGAGACGAAATGGTCAACAACTTCTACTGCCGGTGGTAATGACACGGTCGGATATTTGAATGGTCGCCTCAAGAACGATTCCTCTAACGAAAGACTGGATAGCAAG CCTTTGGATGTATCTGCTGGGGACTTGTTAAATCGAACGCACGAAGAGTTGATACTTTTGCTAATCCAGTTGAGACGACAAAACAGTCAAACGGCGCGATCCATTGAACAATGCTGCACAAATATTCACGAATTAcag AATCTGATCCGAACCGCTGAAGGAAACCGGAAAGCTGACAGTTTGGCTAGATTGGATGCGCTTAAACAGCAATTGACGGAGCTTGAAAAGCAGTATGAAAAGGAGAAACCTTTGATCAATTTAGTTGACAATATGGTTAAGCTGGGAAGCTTGTACCGTGGTCCGATTGGTGGCAAAAAGCAATTACAGTCGCCCGAATCTGCCACACTAGATCGGTTAGAATTCAACCAGAGAATGCAAGAACGGCGACTGTTGCAAGAAGAACAGCGGCAATGGGATAGAACCAGCCCGAACCACGTTGAGTTACAG TCTAAAGTGCAGCAGTTGTATCAGATTGACAAATTGATGCAGGAAGAATCGGGTACACTGCAAGCGTTGCAAAGGGACAAAGAGAATTTGGAAAAAGCCCTTGCTATTTTGAAAACGAAGGTCCTGAATCGCGAAAGTGGGAACATGCCGATGGCGATGGATACGGCaagacaacaacagcacacgcTGGAACGTGAACTAACTCGAGTGCATCAGTTACTGGCCGCTAATTCAAAG AAACTGGAGAAAACAGTTTCCACAAATGCACGACTGGAGCAGGAACTTCTGGTATTGCGACAAAAGCTACAAGCCACTCGTGAGCATCGTTCGATGCATTCTGTTTTTGATTCGGCCTCGTCGATCGATAACCAGTACACGCCCGGTTCGGTAACTGCTGTGCTTGAGTCGGAATTAAAGCGTGCAAAGCTGCTGGTAGGCGATATGCAACGTCAGCGACAGGAGCTTGGACAAGCCGTACGTCAGCTAACGTCGTACAGCGATAGCAATGGTTCACAAATGATGGACCGTCTGCAGAGTGACGAGCAACAGCATTTACAACATCAGCAGGAACACCAGCAACAGAGAGAACAACAGGCAAAACATAAACGAAGCTATTCTTCGTCCTGGGTAGAGACGGATCTAGATTCAATGGCAGGAAAAGAATCATCGGTATCCAGCTCTAACGCTCACCGTGCGCTATCCTCTTCTTCATCGAGCGTATTAACCATCGATGATGAGATGCAAAACTTCTTCCTTCCAAGTAGTCGCACCAAAGATCCTATGGAAGGAATGGAATCGATGGATGAGCTGTATGCAGCTGGGTCTGCATACAACTATGGCAGTGGTATGATGAATGCTGTTGACAAGCAAGAAATTAAAACTGTTCGCATTGTAAAGCGCGAATCGGAGCGCCGAACGAGAGATAAGGAAAAGAACGACCGCAATCTTGCCTTGAGCCTGGACCAGGTGCTGGAAGAGGAAGCGCAGCTGATGGAGGATTACCAGCGATCAAAATCGTTACCAAGAGGATACGAAACGCACGAATTGTTCGTACAGAACCATGAAGCCCTCGGCGGTGGTGGAGGCAGTGATGGTGTAATGGGAGGAGCAGCAACTTCGCTTGACAGTAGCAGGATGATGATCGATTATTATAGTAGCGTAGTTGCATCGACCAATGGAAACAGTTATCCGGTTTCGTTGATCGATCGTCAGGCCGATCTGTACACTGGTCACTTTGAGACAGGGTTGCAATCGAAATACATCACCAACGACATGACCAACGGCGGAA